The stretch of DNA CGAGGACGATGTGCTCCGAGAGACACTGTACTGTGTACGTTGTTCGGCGTGTCTCAACTCATGTGCGAATTTCCAGCACGTCGGCGGTCATGCCTTCGGTGGGGAGACCTACACGGGTGGCATTGCGACAGGGTGGGAAGCCGGAGTCCATGAACAGGAGTCGGCCGCGGAGTTCAACGATCTCTGTACTGGTTGTTCGCGTTGTGTCAACCAGTGCCCGGTCAAAATCGACATTCCCTGGATCAACACCGCTGTTCGAGACCGGATCAATCGATCAGGCGACGAATCACTTACCGATCCGATTTACGAAGGGCTCACGCCGGATGAAGAAGACGGCGGCGTCAATCTCCAGAAGCGACTGTTCGGTAACTTCGGGACGCTCGCGAAGGTCGGAAGCGCGACTGCGCCACTTTCAAACTGGCTCGCAAGCGCCGGCCCGACCCGGACTGCGATGGACAAATTGATTGGTGTTGACCGTCGTCGAGAGTTGCCGACGTTCCAGCGGACGACGCTAGTCGACTGGTTTGACGCGCGAGGAGGTGCGATTGAGCGAACGACGGCGGCGACCGACCGTGAGGTTGTTCTCTATCCCGACATCTACACGAACTATATTGCCATCGAACGTGGGAAAGCTGCAATTCGGGCACTCGAAGCACTTGGGATCTCAGTAATACTTAGCGAGCCGATCGAGAGTGGCCGCGCGCCGCTTTCCCAGGGAATGATTGAGACGGCTCGCGGGAAGGCGAGCAACGTGCATACCAGTCTCGTCGAGCATATCGACGCCGGTCGGGATGTGGTCGTCATCGAACCGAGCGACCTCGCAATCTTCCGCGACGAGTACGAACGGCTGCTTCCCGAGGCGTCATACGAGAGACTGTCGGAGCACAGCTACGAGATTCTCGAGTACATCTATGGGTTGCTCGAGCAGGAGGGACTCGATCCTGATACGCTGGCCGGACCGACTGAAACAGGCGGAGATCTAGTTGCCTACCACAGCCACTGTCAGCAACGGACGCTCGGACTTGAGGCTCATAGCATTGCTGTCCTTGAGCGCCTCGGCTACGCAGTCGAGACGAGCGACGTCGAGTGTTGCGGGATGGCCGGTTCGTTCGGGTACAAATCGCAGTACTACGAACTCTCAATGGATGTTGGTTCAGATCTTCAGGCACAGTTCGATGAGATCGATGCAGACCACGTTGTCGCGAGCGGTACGTCCTGTACGGAACAGATCGAGTCACTGATCGAGCGGCGACCACCCCACGTCATCGAACTTGTCGCCCCTCAATAAGTCGGTCGAGCACGCATCACCGCACGGATCAACCAGCGTCTATAGCTGGTTTGGGTCAGGAACTTCCCTACAGAAGGATTTAATGAGTGTGCCCCTGTAGTTCAGAGTGGAGTATCACAATGAGTCTCGAGAACAAAACGATCGCGATCATCGCATCGAACGAGTTCGAGGACATCGAACTCGAGTATCCGCTGTTGTACCTGAGCCACCAGGGTGCTGATATTAAGCTGGTGCCAGTTCAATCTGGGCATCATCCACGCCCGGCGCTCACTGCAACTGAATCAAAGCCTGTCACCGGCCGATTCGGCACGCCGTTGCCACCGGAGGTGATGGCCGAGGGCAACCGCTACGAAACGGTTGACTTCGAGGACTTGACTCTTGAGGATCTGGATTGTGTGCTGTACCCAGGTGGGTTCTCTCCGGACCATCTGCGAGTTGTTCCGGAGGTTGTCGAGTTTACTCGCGAAGCCTATGAGGAGGGGCTGATCGTTGCCTCAATCTGTCATGGGCCGTGGATGCTGGTAGAAGCGGATCTCGCGGAAGGCCGCGATATCTGTGCCTACGAAGCAATTCACACTGACCTCGAGAACGCCGGCGCGACGGTAGTTGACGAACCGGCGGTACAGGACGGCAACATCGTCACCGGTCGCGTCCCGGACGATCTGCCGGAGTTTAGCGAGGCCGTCGAAGCGGCTCTCGAGGACCACGAGGCGGAACCACCGACGGCCTGACTGTCGAATACCTTTATATTTCTCGCGGTCAAGTCGTCGGTATGGCGTCGACAATTGTACCCAGCGTGCGGTGTCGCATCGGTGAGGGAGTACTGGTCCATCCTGAGCGAGACGACGTTTACTGGCTCGACATTCCGACGGGCGAACTATACCGTTATGACCCGGCAACGGGTAATCACGATCGATTCCAGATGGAGCCGCCGGTCGGCGGATTCACGTTTCAGGAAGATGGTTCGATACTACTGTTCGGTAGCGGCGGTCGTATCATCCGCTGGAATGATGGCGAAACATCGGTCGTGGTGGATGGTATCGAGGCCGAAGCGGGAATGCGTTTCAACGACGTGATTGCCGACCCACGAGGGCGGGTGTTTGTCGGGTCAATGACCGATGATGATCACTCCCTTGGACGGCTCTATCGGCTAGACACCGACGAAACGATGACCCAACTTGAGGAGGGAATCGAACTTCCGAATGGGATGGGATTCTCACCGGACGCTGAGACGTTCTACCTCGCGGAGACGAATACGAACCGGATTTACGCATACGACTACGAGGTCGAAACCGGTGACCTCTCGAATCGACGGGTGTTCAGCGAGCGAAACGAGCGCGGCAACTACGACGGTCTGACGGTCGATTCCGAAGGCGGCGTCTGGGTTGGTCTCTGGGACGGCGGCTCTGTTGTTCGACTGACGTCGGATGGCCAACCCGAAGAACGACTCGAGGTCCCCGCCCAGAACATCACAACGCTCAGTTTCGGAGGAGAGGATCGTCGGACGGCCTATGTGAACTCTGCGAGCTTCGAAGCGCCGTTGTCTGACGTGGCTGCCGGACACCTATTCGCCCTCGAAATGCCCGTCTCGGGCAGCGCGGAGTATTACTCGGACGTGACCGAATAGCTGTCTGTGTCGATTCACGGTTTTGTTCGTAGTGGTATTCGGAATTGAGATCGTGATGCGTTTTCGGTTGTATCCCCGAAGATGTCCGCTCCAGTCACCACACTGAAAGTCCGTGCTGAGCGATCAATTGTCCTCAAGCGCACCTCTGATGTGTCGTGAGGAAGCGGGGGACAGTTGTCCGCAAAAAGTAGGGCTGCGGTTGGCAGACCGTTGTTCGATTCGTTTGTTCTCGATTACTCCCTCAGTCTGTCGTGATCAATCAACGGGATCGTAGTCTGCTGGATAGTGAAGCCGGCCAGTATCGGCGTGCCACTCGAAGCCGGCATCAAGCAGGACCTGCTGGCCAGCCTCGATGTCAAATTCGAACGTCGGAACGTCCTCGGTGTACCAGAACTCGAGGTCCGGTGCGACCGGCGCGTGAGTGACCTCTGCGAAACCATCGGCACCGACGTCAACGATATCATCGCGTGGGATTGTATGGGCGCACGCTTGGCGGAGATCGATGTTTGCGAACGGTTCGCGACGTTGATTCCACGTAATGTAGTGGAGTGAGGTCATGTTCGCGTTCTGAAGTGCGATTCCATCTTCGTCCTCAAGGTCCACGAGTTGATCCGCAGGTAGATCGAAGTTAACCAAGTCGACTTCGCCAGTCGTGACAAGGCTGGCCGACGAGGATGCGTCGGCGGACTCGAGTCGGATCAATTCCTCGACGTTTGGTTCGTGGTGGTGCCCATCGTGACGGCTCAGACGAACCTCTTCACCGGGTTCGAACGCTTCGAACTGGAAGGGACCGCTGCCGATAAGGTCCTCATCGATGTCAATCTCGCTAGGATCTTCACCCTCCCAAACGTGCTGTGGAATGAGGTGGGCTTCGGCTCCAGCGAGCACTTCTGACTCCCATGTTGCGTCGGGTTGAGAGAGTTCAAACGTAACATCGAGGTCCGTTTCGGCCTCAGCACTTTCGAAGTTCGTCGCAACCGCTTGGAAGTCAGGACTGTTCTCGTCAGAGTACTCGAACGTAAACGCGACGTCTTCAGCCGTCACCGGTTCTCCATCATGCCATTCCATTCCCTCACGAAGCGTAATCTCATAGGTGGTATCGTCGGCCCATCCGAACTCTTCGGCCGCCCAACTCGAGGGCATGTAGTCGTTGTCCGGATCCGGGTGCATCAACCGATCGTAAATGAGTCGGATCATGTCACGAGACGAGCGAGCCTCGAGGCCAGTGACGGGGTTGAGTGTTGGCAGCTCTTCGTGGCTGGCGATGGTGAGCATATCATCGCCTTCGGCTCCGCCATCGAGTTCGAGATTGACCATGTTCCAGATACTGGCCAGGCCGTCCTCGAGGACTTCTTGAACGTTACTGACTCGATCTTCGTTGTACGGCATTGCCCGGTCTTGGACGGCAATCGGTGAGATAACCTGCTCTTCCATCAGATACTCGTACATCTCGTGGACGATTTCTTGCCGATCGTCTTCGTCGACAGCTTCGCGCTGTTCCGCCATCCACTCTTCGTACTCTTCGCTATCGTGTCCGGACGTGTTATCTCCACCTTCACCGAGTGCGGCTTGAGAAAACGCACGAAGGAGGGCGTCGGGATCGTATCCGTCGAGGTAACGCATCGGGGCACAGTCGAAATCCCGCGTGTCGAACACCCGCTCGAGGTGTGCGTCGAGAGCGCGAGAGTTGTAATCGACTTCGAGTCCGAGCTCTTCCATGTAACCAGCATGTTCTTCGCCGTACCAGTACCGAAGCGGTGAATCGGGATCAAGGTTTTCGTACGCGACCGTGGGAACCTCTTCACCATCCGGATCTTCAGCGACACCCTCTTCGGGCGCTGTGTCTTCGTCGTCTCCACCGACACACCCGGTAACCGTCACGACGCCTGCAACCCCTGCTGCTTGTATAAATCGTCGTCGGGTCTGGCCATTCTGTACGCTTAACTGCACCTGTCTGGCATTGTCTACCATATCTGTGTGATAGATTCGTCCACCATAATAAAATTTTATACGGTATTCTGCCCCCTACTATGATAATCTATGGTCAACATTTGGTATTAAAACCTTTCCAACGTCTATATCGCCTTTCAGTCACTCTCAGGTGGTAATTCAATCGGTGGGGAACCGGGTTCGTGAAATCACCCTTACCAATTTTCGACCTCGAGCCAAAACCGAGACGGTTCATCGTCATTGTGTCGGGGCAATTGTCTCTGTGACCATCATAACTTATTTATCATAGTATTACGCACGTCAACATGTGACAGTGATACGAGAAACAAGCGTGCAGCAAACAGTCTCGCGAACAACAACCCGTCAGTTGGAACTGTCGTGGAATCGGAGTGATCGTCTTCAGAATCGAATACAGGTGTAATCGATAATGAATATGCAACGTTATGTGGCCAGACGAATCGGGCAACTGATGGTCACTTACTTCGCGTTCCTGACGCTGCTCTTCGTCATCTTTCGACTTGCACCGGGGGATCCGACGACAATGTTCCTCCTTGAAGGAATGACTCCCGAAGAGCGCGAGGCAATTCTTCAACGGTGGGGGCTTGATCAGCCCTTGTACGTACAGTACTACGAGTACCTCGGACAATTGTTGACGCTTGATCTAGGTCAATCGATCCGATATGAACAGCCGGTGACCGACATTCTTTGGACCCGGTTCTGGAACACGGTGTTGCTCATGGGGCCCGCTTTCTTCCTATCCTACATCATCGGCGTAGGTATCGGCGCGTTCATGGGCTGGGTTCGCGGGACCGTCAAAGAGAAAGGTGGCATCGTGCTCACGCTCATCGCCCGCTCCTCGCCGGAGTTCTGGACGGGTATTGTCCTGCTGACCGTGTTCTCGTTCTGGCTCGGATGGTTCCCCTCGGGCGGCATGCGAGCTCCTGGATACGAGGCCGCGACGTTCTGGGACCGATACCTTTCGCTGGATTTCGTTCACCACATGATACTGCCGCTCATGACCGGCGTCGTCTTCTACATGGCGACGCCTGCGCTGTTGATGCGCAGTAGCATGATCCAGGTGTTGAATTCCGATTTCATCGAGATCAAGAAAGCAGAGGGACATCCAGAATGGATTATCCTCTACAAGTACGCGGCGCGAAACTCCATCCTTCCCATCACGACTGTCGTGGCAATCGTTGTTGGTGTGGCACTTGGCGGCTCGCTCGTCATCGAGACGATCTTCAGTTGGCCGGGAATGGGCCGGGAGATGGTTGACTCGGTACAGTACAACGATTATCCAGTTGCACAGGCGGTGTTCTTCCTGATGGGTAGTGTAGTTATCTTCATGAACTTTGTCGCCGACATCGTGTACGTTTACCTGGATCCACGGGTGAAATACGAATGAGCAGCGAGACACAACCGAAGTCAGAAACAGGAACGGCGAATCGGTTCGTCAGTAAGCGACGGATGAAGAAGCTATCACAGGATCTCTCGACGCTTTGGAGAGTGATTCGAAGAGATCGCCTCGCGGTTATCGGTGTCGGAATACTCGTCGTGTATCTGGCTGTTGCCGCCTTCGGTGAACTCCTTGCGCCACACGAACCAGGTGAGACACAGCGGGCAGGCGGCGAAGTGCTTCGAACCGAGGGACCGACGGCCGGTTACTGGTTCGGAACGACGAACTACGGCGAAGATATCCTTTCGCAGGTCATTATATCGACGCGCGTTTCGGTCATGGTCGGACTGGCCGCCGCGGCGATGGCGGTCTTCATCGGTGCGAACGTGGCCCTGATCAGTGCCTATTACGGGGGCTGGGTTGACGACATCCTCATGCGAGTCGTCGACATCGCATACGGGCTGCCGTTCCTCCCGTTCGTGATCGTACTGGTATTCATCCTCGGCGCGAACATCTGGAACATCATCATCGTTATTGCAGCCATCCTATGGCGCGATTCCGCACGGGTCGTTCGGTCTGAAGTACTCTCGCAGAAACAGCGACCCTACGTGAAATCTGCCCGTGCCATTGGGGCGAGCGATATTCGAATCATGTATCGGCACATTCTCCCCAACGTGTTGCCGCTTATCGGCCTCTATGCCGCGTTTGCGGTCGCCTACGCAATCATCTACGAAGCCAGCATTGCGTTCCTTGGATTCGGCGACCCAACGCTTTACTCGTGGGGACAAATGCTGTTCCAGGCCTACCAGTCCGGCGCGATCCGCTACGCCTGGTGGTGGGTCCTGCCACCGGGTGTTGCCCTCATGCTGATCGTAATGGCCGTCTTCTTCATTGGACGGGCGCTCGAACAAATCACTAATCCGGAGTTGAGACACTAATGCTCGAAATCAACGATCTCAAGACGTACTACGAAACCGACGACGGCAAGTTCGTACATGCCGTCGACGGCGTCTCGATCAACGTTGAGGAACAGGAAACACTCGGACTCGTCGGCGAGTCCGGCTGTGGCAAGACAACGCTTGCGAAGTCGATCATCCGGTTGTTACCTCGAAACGGTGAGGTTGTCGACGGCGAAGTTTCGCTTCACGGCAAAGAAATCACCGAGATGAGCGACAAAGAACTCCGCCAGGAGATTCGGTGGACGGAAATTTCGATGATCCCGCAGACGGCAATGAACGGGTTTGACCCCGTAAAGACCGTCGGAAAGCAGATCGTCGACGTCATCCGTCGTCACGAGGATACGCCCAAAGCCGAAGCACGGGAGCGGGCCAAAGAGCTGTTTGAGAACCTTGGCCTCGAGGGGAGTCGAATTGACGATTATCCCCACCAGTTCTCCGGTGGGATGGCTCAACGGGCGATGATTGCGATGGCACTTGCCCTGTCGCCGTCGATTATCCTGGCCGACGAGCCAACCACAGCACTCGACGTGATGATCCAAGATCGGATTCTCCGCCAGATCGACGAGCTACAAGAGGAGTTCGAGACAGCGATGATTATGATTACACACGACATGTCCGTCGTTTCGGAGAACTGTGACAAGATTGCCGTGATGTACGGTGGTCGCGTCGCCGAGTATGCCGACGCGCGGACAGTCATCAAGCAGCCACGCCATCCCTATACGATGGGGATGCGAAACGCGTTCCCCGACATCTCACAGGACTCGCAGGATCTCATTTCGATTCCTGGTACGCCGCCGGAGGTGACCGATCCAGACGAGGGATGTCGTTTCGCACCACGGTGTCCGTTCGCAGAGGACGATTGCTGGGATGTGACGCCTGAACCGGAAGAGTACGATGGGCAGGTTGTCCGCTGTCACCGCTCAGACGAAGCCGAAGAGTTGCGGGAGCTTGCAAAGAAGAAAGAGACGTGGATGGACGAACCGGCCGAAGCCGAGTCGTCGGAGTCTGACGACCGGCGCGGTGACACGCTGACGGAGGTGAACGATGACTAACTCGGCACCGAATGGCGACCCGAAAGTACGGACACAGGGACTGAAAAAGCAGTTCAGCGCGGACACCAATCTGCTCTCGAGGCTGCTCGGAACCGGCGAAGAAGAGACGGTCAAAGCAGTCGACGGCGTTGACCTTGAGATCTACGAGGGTGAGTCGCTTGGTATCGCCGGTGAGTCCGGCTGTGGGAAGAGTACGCTGGGTGAAACGCTTCTCCAGTTGTACGAACCCACGGATGGCCAGATATTCTTCGATGGACAGGATATTACAGGTATGGAGTCGATCGACGACGCCGAGTTCCGGACCGAGGCGCAGATTATTCAGCAGGATCCCTACCAGTCGATCAATCCGCGCTTTACGGTCTACAACTGGGTCAAAGAGCCACTCGACGTTCACGGAATTGGTTCCGAGAAAGAGCGTGAACGACGCGTCCTCGAGGCAATCGAGATGGCCGGTTTGCAGCCAGCGGAGGCGTTTGCCAACGAGTACCCGACGGAACTTTCGGGCGGTGAGCGCCAGCGCGTCGGGATCGCGCGAGCGATTGTCTTGCGGCCGTCGTTTATGGTGGCTGACGAGCCGACGAGTATGCTCGACGTAAGCGTTCGTGCGAGTATTCTGGACACGCTCAACCGGCTCCAAGCGGAGTTGGATCTGGCGATCATGTACATTAGCCACGATCTCTCACTGCTGAAACACACTTGCGATCGAATTGCGATCATGTATCTCGGGAGAGTCGTTGAGCAGGGGCCGGCGACGGAGGTCATTAACGATCCGAAACACCCCTACACGAAGGCACTCGTCTCCTCGACGCCGATCGTTGATCCAGACGAAGATCGCGAGCCGATCGAGATCGAAGGCGAGGTACCCGATCCGGTCGATCTCGCGCCTGGCTGTCGGTTCGCGCCGCGCTGTCCCGAGGCCCGTGAAGAGTGTCGGGCGGACGAACCCCACATGTACGATGTCGGTGAGGGCGAGCACATCGCCCGCTGTGTCCTCTACGACGACGATATCGACGCGGAAGTAACGATGGGAATGGGAACAAACGACGCGAACGCGGATACGGAAGCTGAAATCGGCTCGGACTGAATTCGCGACGTTTTTCTTTTGTTCGACCTCGGAGCAAGGTTTGACCGGAACGGAGCGTCCAACTGCTTGAGTTGGACTAATTACTCCCTGATTGTCGCCTATCGAACCGTGTAGCCACCATCGATAGTGATTGATTCGCCAGTGACGTACGACGCGGCGTCGGAGGCGAGATAGACCGCGAGCGACCCAATGTCTTCTGGTTGGGCCATCTCTTCCTGTAGCATACCGTCGTACCAGACGGCGGCCATCTCAGGATCGGTCTCGAGGACACCCTCAATCAAATCCGTGCGGACATAACCGGGATTGATCGTATTAACGCGAATGCCGTACTCAGCCCACTCCGACGCGAGTTGGCGGGTGAGCCCATCGACACCGGATTTTGAGGCCTGATAACTGGCCTGAGGTTGTGGATGGTTCGCGATGAATGAAGAGATTGAGGAGACGGTGATGACCGAGCCACCGTCGTTGTCGATCATCTCCCGGCCCACGCGCTTCGAACACAGGTACGCTCCAGTAAGGTTTGACTCGAGAACGTTACTCCACGTCTCGAGGGTCATCTCTTCGGCAGGGGCGTTTCGGACGATACCGGCGTTGTTGACCAACACGTCGACCGAACCGAACGCGTTGACTGTGGCTTTAACCAGTTGGTCAACGTCGTCCTCATCGGTGATGTCTGCCGGAATCGCTTCAACGGTCGCATCGGTTTCCGTGGCGATGTCGGTGGCGGCCTTTTGACCTCTCTCACCATCTCGGTTCGCAATTACGACGTCTGCGCCGGCTGTGGCGAGTGCCGTCGCGATTCCTTTTCCGATGCCCCGGTTCCCGCCAGTCACGATCGCGGTGTTACCTGCGAGGCTAAATTGCTCGAGAACGCTCATACCTCCATTATTGATTGCGGATAGCATAAATGATAGGACGATCAGAACACGGAACTATAGTAGCTACTGACAGTCAGTGCACACCCAATCGCACGACGGCTATGCGATTGGGCGTAAACAGTTTCAGTTGTTACTATAGGCCCCGAGAACCATCACGCGGGTGGCCCGAGGATTTATGTGAGAGATCACTGATATACGGTCACATGGAACTCGCGCTTACGGAGAAGACAGCAATCGTCACCGGCGGCAGTCAGGGTATCGGTCGAGCAATCGCGGCATCGCTCGCCACCGAGGGTGCGTCGGTTGTAATTGCAGCGCGCACCAACCCGGAAGCCGCCGCCGCAGAGATTGAGGAGACGGCTGCGTCGGCCAGCGGAAACGTGCTCGGTGTCGCGGCGGACGTTACCGATCCCGACGATGTCGACCGCCTCGTGGAAACGACGCTTGAGGCGTACGGGGAGATCGACGTGCTCGTCAACAACGTTGGCATCGTTGGCAGCGAGAGGCCGTTTCACGAGATACCCGACGAAGAGTGGAATCGCGTTCTTGAGACGAATATTATGTCCACGGTTCGCGTCACGCGAACAGTGTTGTCGCATATGCGCGATCGCGGTTCGGGATCCATTATTAACATCACCTCCGAGGCGGGAACCCAGCCAGATCCCTTCAAGACGCACTATGACGCGAGCAAGGCGGCAATGATTAACATGACGAAGAACCTTTCAAAGACCTACGGCGAGGAGGGAATCCGTGTCAACGCGGTCTCCCCGGCGACGACAAAGACGCCGCTTGTCGAGGACATTTTCGAAGAACGTGCCGAAGAAACAGGCAAACCGATCGAACGGGTCGAACAGGCGTTTCTCGAGGAGGAGAAACCAGGTGTAGTCACGGGGCGACTCGGCAAGCCAGAGGATGTTGGGAACGTAGTTGCGTTCCTAGCATCCGACAAGGCAGAGTTCGTCCACGGTGCAAACTGGCGTGTTGACGGTGGATCTATCTGGACGATGGACGCCTAGGCGAACTCGTTATTCTTTTGCCGCGCTCGTCTCGAGCGACAATGACGTCTCAACTGTTTCCCCGGCCTCGAGATGATTCGCCGTTCCGCGCTTGATTTGGCCGTCCAGTCCCGCTTCGGTCGGCACGGATGTCGCGGGCTCTAAGCCAACGTTGTAGTTGTGGCCAAAGTACGGCCCAGCCTCGAAACCAGCAAAGGAACCTCAGTACCAGACGTACTCGTAGAGGCCGGCGTCAAACTCGACAGTCGCTGCGAGGTCACTATCTGAGTTCGAGACGGTGTATCGACCCTCGTTCAGGTTGGCGAACGCCGCCAGATCGTGGACGTGATCCTCGCTGGGCGGGAACTTACGCATGTCGACGCCGCCGTCGTCAGTCTCGCAAATCGGATACTCGAACTCGGCACCGTTTGGCAAGCGGCGTGTCTCCGGATCGTGGTCGAGGTCGGTGAGCACGTGCTCACGGTCAATATCGAGGGCCGCTGCAGGATTGACGAGCGGTTCGCCAAGCGCAATGTGCTGGAGCCAGGAGTAGTCGACACCGACTTCGCCATTGTTGGTGGCAGTTTCGTCCCACTGCAGCGCCGACACACCGCGTCCGAGGGTGAGTTTTCGTTCGATGTACAGCGGGTAGCAAGTAAGGTCCGTTGAGAGACGAACGCCGACGCGGTCGGCCTCTTCGATGGCCACAACATCGAAAGGGACGAGTGTCGACTCGCCGTGGAGCGCGAGCGTCGCACCGTGTTGGGTCGAAGGGCCGCCCGCAACGGGGAGAACGCTGTTCCATCCACCAGGGCAGTAGTCCAT from Natronolimnobius sp. AArcel1 encodes:
- a CDS encoding DUF4432 family protein, coding for MWTNVRANRSDEYKRRGIDTVFLENKHLRVEMLAGKGGDVTEIRDKQTDVNVLLEAPHEWRAPSAGQIGAPDDDFTFMDYCPGGWNSVLPVAGGPSTQHGATLALHGESTLVPFDVVAIEEADRVGVRLSTDLTCYPLYIERKLTLGRGVSALQWDETATNNGEVGVDYSWLQHIALGEPLVNPAAALDIDREHVLTDLDHDPETRRLPNGAEFEYPICETDDGGVDMRKFPPSEDHVHDLAAFANLNEGRYTVSNSDSDLAATVEFDAGLYEYVWY
- a CDS encoding SDR family NAD(P)-dependent oxidoreductase; the encoded protein is MELALTEKTAIVTGGSQGIGRAIAASLATEGASVVIAARTNPEAAAAEIEETAASASGNVLGVAADVTDPDDVDRLVETTLEAYGEIDVLVNNVGIVGSERPFHEIPDEEWNRVLETNIMSTVRVTRTVLSHMRDRGSGSIINITSEAGTQPDPFKTHYDASKAAMINMTKNLSKTYGEEGIRVNAVSPATTKTPLVEDIFEERAEETGKPIERVEQAFLEEEKPGVVTGRLGKPEDVGNVVAFLASDKAEFVHGANWRVDGGSIWTMDA